The Neodiprion lecontei isolate iyNeoLeco1 chromosome 2, iyNeoLeco1.1, whole genome shotgun sequence genome segment ATCGACGACAGCGCTCTAGGTGTCGAAAATAGGCGTTTTTAAAGGATCTTTCCACCAGTCTTCATAATTACGTTACAATAAGCATATGAAAAGTACTTGCGTTTCTTCGAATTTTAGATCCGGAATAGGACGTCTTTAAAACCTCTGCATGTAAAATGTCATAACAATTAATGCTTGTTGAATGACTAATTTTCATGAAACGGGCACAGTTCGATTGATCGAATATTTTagttcattgaaaaataaatttcgtgaaaaaattcaaagcacCCCGAAACGTTTGACGAAAGTTGTACATTTGAAAAACAGATTTTAATACATATTTGATAAAACTGTAATGATAAGTGAAGTGTGTAATGAGAAACGCCGAGTATAATCTATTTGACCGGACATAACAATCAACAAAATTATCATACGTCCGCTGAATGACCAGATTGCATACTTATCAAGCAACGAGTCGTCGTTTCATAATGAAAAAAGATTAACTTATCATGCATTGTATTTCAGTACTTTTGAAGGAGAAAAAGTCGTTGAATAAGCTTTCACGTGAGATGTGTAGTGCACACAGaactaaaatatataatctGTATAATAGGATGCGATGATTCACGTGAGGTCCGTGCATGAAAAAGGCACCTCTGCCAAGGTTCTAAACACGATTCGAGAGCTAAAACGCACTAAACTCAAGGTTATGTTTAATGTTTGCAGTTTCTTTACAGCAGACACGAAATTTTCACCCGGGTAATTTTGCTAATAGCACTTTTACCGACTGTTGTATCTTGACCATGTAGTGTAAATGATCTATATTTACTATACATGCGCTTCTCCTCTTCTGCCGTTCTGTCCCCGTTATACTGAACCGCTTTCACGCGACACGCGCTCGGCCGTTTTCAGTCACGTtcgcaatcatttttcacCTATTTCGCAGCGTTTTAACGCAAAATGTGAATATACGTTTCGTAGAACTAtacttttactttcaaaatacttttggaaaatttaaatCGGAACATCCATGACGCATCCCGGCATAGGTACTGCAAGACGGtgcgataaaaaattcaaattgcaaTTGTGTAAAAACTAATGATCCGACAGCGTCTGTTTTATGCGCACGAAAAGTACATGTTAATTGCTTCTATTTCGCGAAGGACCCGCGCTACAACTTGAAAAATagcagttttcaatttttgtttctttttttttcaatttttctccgttATTAATGATCCAATCGAGTCGTCCCAATGCTAATTTCGTTCGCATTTTGACTCTTTACAATCCACCTCTCTGTAAGATCAAGATTGTTTCATTAGTTTTGATTTAATTAGTAAAAAATAACGGAAATACATGATATTtgcttttaaatatttataacgaATTAATAAATGATCGTTGCGAATAGAAAATATAACAGAATATAATTACGAACTGTCTTTCATGCGTGATTGCACAGTCGGAATCCTGCTAGTATTTTTGTCACAGAATCACTCATGTTCTGCTCTGTTGATTGGCCTATCAACGGACCTCAGTATCCCAAAGTAACTGTTTCAGGATTTCGTTACATAATCCGACGTCTAATTTATGGAGAAAATCTACCTACCCATCACGAATCCAACTCTGACGTGCCTCGATATATCCACGGGTGCAGAAGAGCTCTGAACGCGGAGAAATGTTTTGTGGCCCAAGATTCTGGTACTTGGCCCAATGCATCTGCCGAAGGCCCGCGTTCTCAGCGATCCTCATATTATCGACGCTCTTCGCAGCACAGTATCTAATTTCGGACAGCTTCGTTTATCTGAATCGCTACCAAGATGTACCTTACATATCTTCCAACATATCTGAAGGTACGAAACACGTTCGTCGTAAATATATACTCACCGCCTTGTTttcataaaatgaaatattacgAAGCATGAGTCCTATAAACAGCGGGTTATCACGAGGCTTATCTGAAACGTAAAACTTCACAGTAACGTGAGCGCGATTAATTTATAGAGAATGCGAATCAGTATAAATTAGCGTGCCACCGTGACGATAAGCATTGATGGTATGCGTCGAAACGTAATCAGCTCTGCATAATTGAGAAGTCGCTGTAGAATTCAGTCACATCGACTTTAACGCGTAATCGATTACTCACCTACTAGAATCGTGCAAAAGGTGGAGCTTCCCATGGTAGCGATAGGTCATTTCATcaatatatacagggtgttccAATTTAAAAAACGCATTACGTTTCCAGCCGACCTAATGGTTTAATTGGTAAATGTGTCATACAACAGTTGTGTGCTTCAGAGGCGGAcatatcaacaatttttttcatgcggCCGAGCATCATAACTGTGGAGGATGGaccagtttttttcttttttatgaaatcatacatttttattttaactcAAATATTCTGTAATCGAAAATTTACAAGATTctcgcgaatttttttttttttttttataggtaATAGTTCGTGAGATACGATACAAATGTatgattcaatttaaaaacacTGGTCCATCTTCCACGGCATAACCAGTTATGATGCTCGACAGCATTAAAACATTCTTCACGTGTCCCCCTGTGAACCATATAACTTTTGTAGGACACATTTTCCAACTGGACCATAAGATTGGCTGAAAACGTAACGCGTCTTTTAAATTGGGACGCCCTGTATGGCGATACGACACGCAagttaatattttattccttACCCCAGGAAAGGGCAGAGGCTTCCTCGTGTCCAATTCAAAATGTCAGATCCCAGAGAGAGATCCTTTGGATCCGTGGATTCGTCAATTTGTGACTaaggaaaaatttgaaccctGTACGAAGACGGCGTTATTAACCAGAATAGTCAAGATGCGGAACGGCGAACTGGCGTTGAGAGTAAACTTGAACTTGGCCAAGAATTATGTCGACCTGTCCTGTTGCTGGGCTCCGATTCACAGACCGAAGCCTTCGGAAACTCCAGATCGTAATATTGACTCTGAAATAAGGTAAATCGTAAttatttctacaattattattcCTCGCCTCATTCTCTCGGTTATGATACTCGGCAAGCCAAGATAATACCCGTCGTTACAGTATACCTTTTCGTCATTAATTCAACGAGCTCCAATTCAGACCACAATTGTACGTAACCAGCGTAGTCTCAGGTCACGGGCACGCATTGATTACAGTCATTGAATAAATGGCCAGCGTTTGCTTTCATTGCTCGACGTTCCTCGCGGAAATTTATTTGCGAAATCTACTCGAAAGTGATTAACAAAACTTTTGTCTATTCCCGCAACGTGAGATATTGTTGTACAAtcatattctaataaattataagagaagaaaaatatcccATAATACTCTGACCGAGGTATAAAACAGGGTAAACAGTTAGCTGTctggaagaaaaaacaaccgTCTAAATAATATCGTTATGTATTCCGTTTCAGTCTGGGTTCCTGCACGGAGTTCAACGACGAAACGATTATTCCTGCCAAGGTGGAGGTCATCTTGGTGAAATGCAAAGCGAAGGAGATGAGGCCCCGAACGAAGAAGAATACGAGAACGGTGTACGAGAACGTTCATCCGCTATTGCGACCGGAAAAGGTCAGCGAAAAACTCTCGCAGAGAAAGAGGTCAAACGGCACAAGAAAGCTGAGCGTCCTTCTGCTGGGAATCGATAACGTAGCGCGTTGGAACTTGGAACGTTCGATGCCGATTACTTCGCGGCACTTGAAAGACACCGGATGGATCGAGCTCCAGGGATACAACAAGGTGGGTGAGAACACGTTCCCGAATCTGATGGCGATGCTGACTGGCATGAACAATTCCCAAGCCATGAAGGTGTGCAAACCGACCGAGTCCTTCGGCCTCGACAACTGCCCGATGATATGGTACTCCTTTAAAAACACGAGCTACGTAACCGCCTACGGAGAAGACACGGCCGAGATAAGCACCTTCCACTACAACAAAGCGGGCTTCGTCAATCCTCCGACCGACTTCTACCTCCGTCCCTACATTATCGCGGCGGAAAAGTACCTTCCGCTAAAAAGGCACCTGGACAACAACTACTACTGCACCGGCCCCGATCTCAGCGGCATCAGGGTCTTCAATTACGCGTTGGACTTTGCGAAGACCTTCATCGGGGTTCCGTACTTCGGTTTCTTCTGGACGAACAGCATGAGCCACGATAACATTAACGGCGTATCCGCAGTCGACAACAAGATACGAGAGATCCTTCAGCGGCTTGACTACGAGGGCGTTCTCAATGATTCGATGGTGATTTTCCTCAGCGATCACGGTACGAGATACGGCTTGTTTAGAGAGACCATTCACGGCTGGTACGAGGATAAACTGCCCTTCAACTACGTGTGGCTACCCGAGTGGTTCAAGGTGGATAACGCGGACGCCCTCGAGGCCCTTCGAGCTAACGGAAGGACTCTAACATCGCCGTTCGACCTTTACGAGACCTTGAGGGATATCCTGGCTCGGGCTGGAGGCGAGGCTGATCCTAGCTCGGGTTGCCCGCACTGTCAGTCTCTCTTCAGCCAAACGAAAAAGGAAAGAGGCTGCGAGGATGTGGGAGTCAGTCGTCTTTGGTGCGCGTGTACGATGTTCGGTAATAACGGTGTCAGCAATGAATTAGCCCATGAGACTGCTAACAAGATCGTCAGTTACATTGACAGTAACGTTCAGCGATACAGGAACTCCGGGGGGAAGAGGATCTGCTACAAACTAAGACTGAAAAAGATTCTCAGGGTCACCGAGATGCTAGAGTCCGTTTCGTCGAACGGCACTTTCGGATACAGGCAGTTTTTGTACCACCTCCAAGTCACACCGGGAGATGGAAAATTCGAAGCTGTGATACGGTACGACGAGGACGGAAGTTTGACTATAGTTGACAATGAAGTCACCCGAATAAATTCGTACGCGAGTACCGCTGGATGTCTTCACGCTGGACCGAAACAGTTTTGCTATTGTGATTAACCTTCACCGATGGACAGAACTTTATGTTCTaacaaaaatgagaaaattattctcCGCTACAAGTACTTCAAGGTAAATGCTATTTGTAGAGGTGTACTGAAAGACGTCGGTCAATTTTCCGACCGTTTTCTCAACTTTACAACTTTCGCAGTGCGTGTGAATTACACCATATTGATAGACCAATTGCAGTACCTGTAGTATAATgagtacaaaataatattcttattgttagttaaaAATCTCATCTACGTTATTTCACTAATCGTAATTGGCTGTAAAATTATTAGTGATAGTCAGTAAGTAAGTAGAACTGTTATTTGTGTAAGTGACAGACGTTGTTGGTGAGAAGTTACCAAAACAGaatctaattttttaaaaccgcGATTATTATAGTTGATGTGGTTGCATAAAAATTGGTAATTATTGTAAAGTATCTGTCAACGATGTATAAAGTATAATGCGACTCGGTTTTGCAATATATAGTTGTCAAGGTATCATATTGCATAAATTCATATTACGATATCACAAAAGATACGAACACATATTTCCGCTGTTTCCAAATGTGTCTTGGACTCGATTCCGTTGCTAAAATCTGGTAACATGTTGCGAACTAAATCAGCAATGACATTTGtactttgaaattaattattgaaatcttATGCGGACGAACCTTCAACCCGAGTCGTTACACATAAAACATTGTTATTGTGATATACCGCCCAAGTCAATCAAAGTATGTAGCTAACCAAAGTTGTACGGTTAACTCATTAAATTAACTGCTGTATTCAGTATTaaattgttacaaaatatGCCAATAACGCTGCAAGGACGTCTATATTTTTACCCATACAACAGATAATACCGTTCACTAAATTGTTAAGCGTTATGTCGAACCTAGTGTTTTATGGTTCTCTGCGATGATTGAATATTGACGAGAGAATTCTGATGCTTGATACATTTAATTAGAAGAAATTGAACTTGATGCTTAATAATCATGTTCCTAGTTTTTCCTAGAATTTACAAGTCAACTAATGTGATCTTTATATCTGTAAGCTATGAAACTTGCGCGCGTTAAAATGTAACTTTTACATaccagtaaaaaaaaaaataattttaataaacacTATGAGTTCTTGTACATCCCTTGTGTGTCCATGATGTTCTCCGTTGCGACAAATAATCCAACAACCGCACTCAAACCCAGCCAAGTATGAACAGAAGTGCGAATTTCTTTTGTGTTCACACTTTCACTCCTCCAACCATCGCACGTAGAATAATATTTCTGTTTATCCCGACTAGCATCTAACACTCGCGTAGATGGTTTTGAATTTGACTGACACTGTGGTCGCGTTCACGTTCGAAACGCGATTGAACCGATCGTAAACATGATTCGTGCCTTATACCTCGATAGTTTACCTCTTGCGTTTACACACGTCGAATATGGAAACAGACATCTAGAGGACGAACAAAGCAAAGCGACAGACTGCTAATTTCCaaggataaagaaaaattgagaaatttttatacattacgAAGAGAAATGGAATACGAAAAATCCTTCAAGAGAAAGATGTTGCTGTGGACCAGCAATTGGCTGAACCAGGAGGATCCAAACCCAGAAGAAGAGGTAAGCAAGTTCATGACTTCACTGCATCCTTACCCCTCAGACCAAGAATTCGTcttttcatgaattttaaatCCAATGCCGTGGAGTTAACCTGACTGTAGATAACGGCTAAATAATCCTGAAATTCGTTAATTATAAGCCACTTCCCAACGTAGGTATACCGTTATAATCATATACTTTTACATTATTGTGTCGCTGGAATACATTTTCCCACCCAGTAAATTCGTAATATGCTTTGCAGTATGAGCGATTAGACTTACGGTCTGACATTGACATTGATATTAAAGGTCCCGTTTACTCCCGACGCAGTGGAAATTGCTCGTATTTTGGTAGCGACTGGTTACCGCGTCCGTTTCATGGACCGGTGCTTGCCGAACGAAATGTGTCCAGTCACAGGAGTTCCTGCGGATTCACCAGCGTGCCGGGTGATCATAATGTGTCCTCGTTCAGGGCTCAGAATGGAGCTGGAGGCTGCAACGTCCTCGTGCAATTGTCCACCACTTCCTTACGGCCTCGACAAGTCCTGGACCGTCGGCGAACCGGGCAGTGAAGGGGTAAGGTTTAGAAACTACAAACATATTTGTATACCAGCATAAAACATGGTAGTCTTTCAACTTCCTCAGATGGAAGAAGCTGTAGAGTTCACAATAGCCCGAGCTAATCAGGAGATTTCAAAGAGCGTCTCGCAATTTATCGCCGGATTACTAAGAGTGACTAGTAAATTCTACAACGTGAACCAGACCGATGAGGTAAAAGTTAATACCGAATCGACCGTAGTATCAATGACAGAGGTGCAGGAGGCCCTTACACAGTCGGTGAAATCCGATTGCGTATCTTCGGTAAAGACTCCGGCTACAGCTGGCATCACGGTTGTCACCCCAAGTGCGCCTTGTATTCCAAAAGCTCCTCCGTCTGACGGGAAAACGGCAATACCCGGAAGGTCAGTCGACTTTAGGATCGAGAAGAAACGTCCTTCGTATCTCAGTACTTCATTATTACTATAAAACtgttgtattttttgttttcttttttcgacaGGTACAGGTCTTTGGACACCTTGATCGGCTCTGGAGCTTTTGTTGACGATCTTCCGGAACCGGGGCAATTGACCCCAAAGGAAGATGGTCGCTCCGGACCAGAAACGGCCATGGATGTAGACGCTGATCCTGATGCAACCATAGTCGAGGGCCCACCCTCGGGGCACAAGAAGGTGAAAGGGAATCAGTTTCtaaaattatttgtgaatcAGTCCCAAACTTCAAGATTATTCTGACTTTGAGTCCATAACCATTGCTATTGTTACAACGACAGTATTATAACGCCTGATTAAGGAGCCATCCGTCATTAAGGAAGAGTACTGACGCACATCTATATTTCTACTTTTCACAGTTCATCTCAAAGTCCAGCCCTGCAGTGAATTACACTGAACAATTCCAGAGGTCGGATACATTCGTATTCGAGGAGCCGgaagggggagaaaaaaatgtgaggCCCGAGCGGACGATAATTCGCAGCGGAACCTACTGTGTTAAGGATGGTGCTGCGAGCGACGCTGAAAAAGGTCCAAGGCTGGGTCCACCACCGAGTAGAACACTCAGCCCATTGTCGCCTGTTTTCTCACAGTCGTTGCTGCTGAATAAGTTGCAGGACATTCAGCAGGTCGTTAGTGAAATCATCGTGCTAGTCGCCGGAAATGACCAAGTCCCTTCAAGCATcggggacgtctcgaaggcCTCTAAGGCTATCCTCAACGTTGTTCAGGTGAATATACAGAAATAACGAGGGGGTAAATTGCGGTTGATATGTGGTGTCGTTGGAATGCGAGGTAAAATTTTATGGAAAGCTTCGAAGATGAAGGAATACTGTTACCAATACCGTTAAATTAAAGAAGTGAAATCGCGCCCCGGCGACAAGGGTGGcataactaaaaaattgtcatttttcaGTAGAAGCAAATAACTATGAGTAAAGGCCTTGCATGCTTATGGAAGTTACCTCTGTTCTGTGACGACCAATTTTTCAACTAGCAAAATTTCCCTTTTCCAGCATATAAATTCAACCTTTGCGACTCCAAACATGGTCCGAATTAAAAAATGCCAATTTTTGAGTTGTGTCAAGCTTGTCGCCGGGGTGCGTAATAAGTAGATGGTTTGCATGTACGAAAAACGTAAGGAAATTCGTCACAAGTCTTAGGCAGCTCTAATCCTAAGTGTGCAAAGCGGGAAGCCGATGAAATTCGGAGATTTATTTCAGCAGAGGGTGTCCGACAATGTTCGCCCGATCCGGTGCTTATCGGACTTCGGAAGTGTTCCTAATTTGACGCGTGATGGTACGACATCCCGGTCGATTGCTAGACCTCAAATGCGAAGATACGCCACGACGTTAGCCGCACCAGCAACGCCAACGTCCTCGAGGCGCGACGGAGCCTCTCTCTCAAAAAGAGCCTCGACCACAGCGTTGTCGAATCCTGCAGGAACAGCCGGAAAAACCCAAAGGACTGCCAGAGGTGGGGACAATCGACTGGCTGCTCCTGCAAGCGGCCGTCCAACTGCGACGTCTCCAGGTTCAACGGGGGCCACGACTACAACTCGGAAACTCACACCAGTTAGAAAGTATGCCAACGTACAGTCTAGCATTCCCAAACCGAGCAGTGCGcggaaataatttcattggaTACATGCTGTTTAGTCGTATATTTGGCTTCAATTTTAGGTAATTAAGAATGAGATATATTAGAGTCGAAATGGCCCGGGTTTTGATCAAAGGTGTAGTTACTACTGGTGATTGTACTCgaaattggtaattttttttcttttatacgcatataaatttttcagcaaataaAGTTGCGCAAAATTACATCAATTTGAAAGTGGTGTAAGGGgagaaattttgtaattgACGAATGTCGTACAAAGAATAAGTACAGGGTAAGTAGATGTGAGCTGCGGTATATTGAAGTTATGTTAGATCTATTAGTTAATTAGTTACAGAACTTCATATGCCGTTACAGCTTAATATTCCATGCGAAATTATAATGCGGATAATCGTAATAATCTTCGACAAATAGTTAAcggtatttattattttctacatCGCGATATATATTTGTTAGCATATTATCAcgtaaaatcaatgaaaataattttttttttcacaacgcGTTGGTTAAATGGTTGATAAATATTAATCTAAGATCCATAAAAGACgtaaatattattcgtgcCATTCCCCATTTCATCACTCACAGAATCACAGCCATTTAGTCAAAATATTCTATCTCGATTCTCTCGACCTCCAAATGCTTCTACTTTTTCATTCTGGTATTTACCTACCTATAATTCCAAGTTATTCATCTTTGTATCTATAAGATGTATCCCACCTGGGTACGAGAATTATGAAATTAGGGTATCGTCGGTAGAGCGCCAAACGCGTGAAGCGGTAACATTTCGATTACTCGATTCACCGGAAGCACCATTTCCACAGGTTCCATACTCCGATCCCACATGATGCAAAGTTTCTGTGGAGTGATTGCGGCTTTGAAGAATAGGTATTCCTCTTGCAAGTAGAAATGAATCAAGAATTTTCACGCTTTCGTACAGACTTTCCATATCGCAGGTGATGTGGTTTCCAACTCTGGAAGAAACCGGGCTTGTTATTCGCGGAGTACAGTTTGGAGTATTTGCCACGGTGTTCAAGTTCGTCATTGCTCCAATACTGGTTACTTCAGAGACGATATCAAATTCATAATGTGGTTCATCACTGCTGTATTTCGAGCTCAAAGTTGATATTCTTGTGATGAAACTATCCTTGGAGCATATTGACGGGCTTCTGAGACCAGGTAAACCTGCGGCTCTTCCCAAAGTTGAATTTGGGGTAGAAGACTTTGAAACTGTGGTCGAGTTGAGGTTGGTTCTCTCTGACGATGTCGTACCGTTAGAACTTCctaataatttgataattgcGTTTCTCGTAGTCGAAAAATCCTTTTGAGGCTCATCGATCGAAGATGTGATgtccaacaatttttcaccttctCTCGCACCCTCGCATTCATTAATTGCACATCCACAGGCCCCTTCGCATGCACAATTTTCTGGCTCAATGTTGACGACATCTCCTCTTTCTTCTGACTTTTCTTCGTATTCTGGATTCATGTCCCTCGATGCATCTTGAGAGCTGAGTTGCTGCAGAGTAGAATTTTCTGTTAATCCTGTGATGTAAGATTGCAGATACGCACCAAGCGTTTGCGCTTCCAATGACGAAGGGGGTCCGTCGGCTGGTGGCTCCTCTGATGCTGGTAGTGAAGTTGCATTTGTGCTAGTCTCGTTAATCCATGAGTACCGAGCCCTGCTACCTTCCATACTCGTCACGTATTCCCCCTCTTCTGATTCGGAAATATAAATAGCAGCCTAATTACTTTAGTAATTCGATTATTACACTGAAAGTGGAGACACTGCAAAACTGTGTttacaaaagaaaatgaaattgccAAGAAAATGTGAAATCGACTGTATCAGTACCGTTGTAAAATGTTGGCGAAGCTGTGATAGGAATTAGAATATTTCGAAGCGTTGTCCCTGGTGGAGTAACGTAGGCCGGTGGTGGACTTTCGGGAATTGATTGTCTGATTTCATTTAGCACAGGCGTAGTTTGGCTGCAGTTACTTATACTTGCGTCATCCCGGACTAGCAGAGATGTGGACTGTGTTTCTAAATCATTGCTTCAGCATGTTAAGAAAAAGACATGTATGAATGTGAAATTACGCTTAGAgacattttttcatctatGAATCTACTGTAAATATATTGATAGGATACTCACGAGTGTTGATTCGGCGTACTTCTGCTGCGAGGTTGTCTGTAGGACGACTTTTTTCGCTTGCGCCTAGTACCCTCTGATTCCAGTCCAATCTTTACAACCTCGTCATAACCTGGAGGAGCTTCATAGACTGGCGGATCATCTGATACAGTGATCTCATCAATTCGTGCTCCATCTGTAATATCAAAAACTGTCCAAAATAAGCATATGATATTTTATGTTAATATtagattgattgaatttctAAGCTGCGATACCTAGGAGCTCGCTAATTGTCTGCAAGCGTGACTGTAATTCTCTCTGTTGACGAGCACGAGCACCCATTCTATAAAGTAAGACAATCAGTGCAGATATTAATATGATAAGTCCAAGACTGCTAGCTACAAATACTAAAGTAGCTGTTTTCAGGTCTGGATATCGATCGATCTTCGGAAAGTAGTAGTTTGCCTTGTTCACGTGCCACTTTCCATCTTGTGGCTCTATTCCCCAGTCTGTAGAAGATTTAgaacttattttatttagcTTTCTCTGCACTTATGCAACTGAACAATGAGAAGATATGTAGCAGTACTAATTATAGTTATATTATTAAAGCGCCAGTTACTTCTGAAACAAGTTGTCGGCTCATCACTGTCATCCCCGCAGTGATCGAACCCATCACAATTAAGTTGACTTGGTATGCATCTGTGGTTTTGACACAGAAAATCTGATCCCGTGAAACAATCTGTTAAAAATCGTACAAGCAACAATAAGGATGTAGATGTAAAAAAAgtagacatatata includes the following:
- the LOC107219648 gene encoding uncharacterized protein LOC107219648 isoform X1, whose translation is MEYEKSFKRKMLLWTSNWLNQEDPNPEEEVPFTPDAVEIARILVATGYRVRFMDRCLPNEMCPVTGVPADSPACRVIIMCPRSGLRMELEAATSSCNCPPLPYGLDKSWTVGEPGSEGMEEAVEFTIARANQEISKSVSQFIAGLLRVTSKFYNVNQTDEVKVNTESTVVSMTEVQEALTQSVKSDCVSSVKTPATAGITVVTPSAPCIPKAPPSDGKTAIPGRYRSLDTLIGSGAFVDDLPEPGQLTPKEDGRSGPETAMDVDADPDATIVEGPPSGHKKFISKSSPAVNYTEQFQRSDTFVFEEPEGGEKNVRPERTIIRSGTYCVKDGAASDAEKGPRLGPPPSRTLSPLSPVFSQSLLLNKLQDIQQVVSEIIVLVAGNDQVPSSIGDVSKASKAILNVVQQRVSDNVRPIRCLSDFGSVPNLTRDGTTSRSIARPQMRRYATTLAAPATPTSSRRDGASLSKRASTTALSNPAGTAGKTQRTARGGDNRLAAPASGRPTATSPGSTGATTTTRKLTPVRKYANVQSSIPKPSSARK
- the LOC107219685 gene encoding uncharacterized protein LOC107219685, which produces MFCGPRFWYLAQCICRRPAFSAILILSTLFAAQYLISDSFVYLNRYQDVPYISSNISEGKGRGFLVSNSKCQIPERDPLDPWIRQFVTKEKFEPCTKTALLTRIVKMRNGELALRVNLNLAKNYVDLSCCWAPIHRPKPSETPDRNIDSEISLGSCTEFNDETIIPAKVEVILVKCKAKEMRPRTKKNTRTVYENVHPLLRPEKVSEKLSQRKRSNGTRKLSVLLLGIDNVARWNLERSMPITSRHLKDTGWIELQGYNKVGENTFPNLMAMLTGMNNSQAMKVCKPTESFGLDNCPMIWYSFKNTSYVTAYGEDTAEISTFHYNKAGFVNPPTDFYLRPYIIAAEKYLPLKRHLDNNYYCTGPDLSGIRVFNYALDFAKTFIGVPYFGFFWTNSMSHDNINGVSAVDNKIREILQRLDYEGVLNDSMVIFLSDHGTRYGLFRETIHGWYEDKLPFNYVWLPEWFKVDNADALEALRANGRTLTSPFDLYETLRDILARAGGEADPSSGCPHCQSLFSQTKKERGCEDVGVSRLWCACTMFGNNGVSNELAHETANKIVSYIDSNVQRYRNSGGKRICYKLRLKKILRVTEMLESVSSNGTFGYRQFLYHLQVTPGDGKFEAVIRYDEDGSLTIVDNEVTRINSYASTAGCLHAGPKQFCYCD
- the LOC107219648 gene encoding uncharacterized protein LOC107219648 isoform X2 translates to MEYEKSFKRKMLLWTSNWLNQEDPNPEEEVPFTPDAVEIARILVATGYRVRFMDRCLPNEMCPVTGVPADSPACRVIIMCPRSGLRMELEAATSSCNCPPLPYGLDKSWTVGEPGSEGMEEAVEFTIARANQEISKSVSQFIAGLLRVTSKFYNVNQTDEVKVNTESTVVSMTEVQEALTQSVKSDCVSSVKTPATAGITVVTPSAPCIPKAPPSDGKTAIPGRYRSLDTLIGSGAFVDDLPEPGQLTPKEDGRSGPETAMDVDADPDATIVEGPPSGHKKFISKSSPAVNYTEQFQRSDTFVFEEPEGGEKNVRPERTIIRSGTYCVKDGAASDAEKGPRLGPPPSRTLSPLSPVFSQSLLLNKLQDIQQVVSEIIVLVAGNDQVPSSIGDVSKASKAILNVVQRVSDNVRPIRCLSDFGSVPNLTRDGTTSRSIARPQMRRYATTLAAPATPTSSRRDGASLSKRASTTALSNPAGTAGKTQRTARGGDNRLAAPASGRPTATSPGSTGATTTTRKLTPVRKYANVQSSIPKPSSARK